In Hoeflea ulvae, one genomic interval encodes:
- a CDS encoding carbohydrate kinase family protein, with protein MTFDYTSMGFYTFDALCRPVSDLPAGGGTLFVDDFALAVSGAAGSASIVAAKHGLKVQAVGGVGHDLMGDWVLRRLDDFGVDRLLVQRCEGFSTSSSIVTTRPDGARPALHKLGATAGFYVEDDQVDRVLDTKILHIGGVGLMDAMDQGRNAEILKEAKRRGCVTTLDVFASTQDDLPLIKPLLANTDFFMPSEEEAAALSGLSDFEDIASFLLDHGVGAVILTLGADGAMYRDAKGTRIDIPAYLIDVVCTCGCGDCFNAGFATGLHLGRSIEDCIRLGQASSAQNAMGLGSQAVVKDLDTTLSFMANTRVRGYAVS; from the coding sequence ATGACATTCGATTACACTTCGATGGGATTTTACACCTTCGACGCGCTGTGCCGGCCGGTCAGCGACCTGCCCGCGGGCGGCGGAACCCTGTTTGTCGACGATTTCGCCCTGGCCGTCTCCGGGGCAGCCGGATCGGCCTCCATCGTGGCGGCCAAGCATGGCCTCAAGGTGCAGGCGGTGGGCGGCGTCGGCCATGACCTGATGGGCGACTGGGTGCTGCGCCGGCTTGACGATTTCGGCGTCGACCGGCTGCTGGTCCAGCGCTGCGAGGGGTTCTCGACCTCGTCGAGCATCGTCACCACCCGCCCCGACGGCGCCCGGCCTGCCCTGCACAAGCTCGGGGCGACGGCCGGCTTCTATGTGGAGGATGATCAGGTCGACCGGGTGCTCGACACCAAGATCCTCCATATCGGCGGCGTCGGGCTGATGGACGCCATGGACCAGGGCCGCAATGCCGAAATCCTGAAAGAGGCCAAGAGGCGCGGCTGCGTGACAACGCTCGATGTGTTTGCCTCGACCCAGGACGACCTGCCGCTGATCAAGCCGCTACTGGCCAATACCGATTTCTTCATGCCCTCGGAGGAAGAGGCGGCGGCGCTGTCGGGGCTCTCCGATTTCGAGGACATTGCCAGCTTCCTGCTCGATCACGGCGTCGGCGCCGTCATTCTCACCCTGGGAGCCGACGGCGCGATGTACCGCGACGCCAAGGGCACCCGGATCGACATTCCGGCCTATCTCATCGACGTGGTCTGCACCTGCGGCTGCGGCGACTGTTTCAACGCCGGCTTTGCCACCGGGCTTCATCTGGGCAGATCCATCGAGGACTGCATCCGGCTGGGCCAGGCCAGCTCGGCGCAGAATGCGATGGGGCTGGGATCGCAGGCAGTGGTCAAGGATCTCGACACGACGCTTTCCTTCATGGCAAATACCAGGGTTCGCGGCTATGCTGTGAGTTGA
- a CDS encoding carbohydrate ABC transporter permease, with translation MSKSSLSDTGATAVAPAWPTHQRLKRRSKRLKAWFPYLLVAPAVLYLMLITLYPGVYAVIQSFHQVKFGPWQPVGLANYMRLFQDHQFWGAIWNTLVIGSISLVLQCVLALAIAFYAYRDPWVKGWRIIFLVPMLFMPSAVAFIYKLSFLDARVFADLLMRIGLIDGNIAYQSSIWMSRGILILADVWQWTPFLFIIFVAALQGQDEEVEEAARLDGASWYAIFWNISLPMMKPVIAVALILRAIDITTMFTNVFIITKGGPAFGTETISYFIYRTGFKFFDFGYASSASVIMLVITIIIAQLVVKRAFVSARS, from the coding sequence GTGAGCAAATCCTCCCTGTCGGACACCGGGGCGACTGCGGTCGCCCCGGCCTGGCCGACGCATCAGAGACTGAAACGGCGAAGCAAACGCCTCAAGGCATGGTTTCCCTATTTGCTGGTGGCGCCGGCCGTCCTCTACCTCATGCTGATCACGCTCTATCCGGGCGTCTATGCTGTCATCCAGAGCTTCCACCAGGTGAAATTCGGGCCCTGGCAGCCGGTCGGCCTGGCCAATTACATGCGCCTGTTCCAGGATCACCAGTTCTGGGGCGCGATCTGGAACACGCTGGTGATCGGTTCGATCTCGCTGGTGCTGCAATGCGTGCTGGCGCTCGCCATCGCGTTCTATGCCTATCGCGATCCCTGGGTGAAGGGATGGCGGATCATCTTTCTGGTGCCGATGCTGTTCATGCCCTCGGCGGTGGCCTTCATCTACAAATTGTCGTTTCTCGACGCCCGGGTATTTGCCGACCTATTGATGCGGATCGGGCTTATTGACGGCAATATCGCCTATCAATCCTCGATCTGGATGAGCCGCGGGATCCTGATCCTGGCCGATGTCTGGCAGTGGACGCCGTTTCTGTTCATCATCTTCGTCGCCGCCCTGCAGGGTCAGGACGAAGAGGTCGAGGAAGCCGCGCGGCTCGACGGCGCGTCATGGTATGCGATATTCTGGAACATCTCGCTGCCGATGATGAAGCCGGTGATTGCCGTCGCGCTGATCCTGCGGGCGATCGACATCACCACCATGTTCACCAATGTCTTCATCATCACCAAGGGCGGACCGGCCTTCGGCACCGAGACGATCAGCTATTTCATCTATCGCACCGGTTTCAAGTTCTTCGACTTCGGCTACGCCTCGTCCGCATCGGTGATCATGCTGGTGATCACCATCATCATTGCGCAGCTTGTCGTAAAGCGCGCCTTTGTTTCGGCGAGGAGCTGA
- a CDS encoding ABC transporter ATP-binding protein, giving the protein MARIELTGIQKKWGTVWGVRDVNIDIADEEFIVFLGPSGCGKTTTMRMIAGLEDPSEGEIRMDGEVMNDIDARDRDVAMVFQGYALYPNMSIYENIRFPLRMRGVDKSQHDTLVRRAAELVEMTEYLDRKPGALSGGQRQRAALARAIVRQPQVFLMDEPLSNLDAKLRQAMRVQIKHIQRQLKITTVYVTHDQIEAMTLADRIVIMQSGLIQQTGTPDEIYNDPANTFVAGFIGSPPMNLIEGELRDGVFSAPGVEVAGLTSAHSGKVTLGIRPEDCTVGGAGAQLNGAVYGVEPTGDITYLTIKAGEKLLEVKADRNYRSELGVQESVAFDPARIYLFDAGTGQRLR; this is encoded by the coding sequence ATGGCGAGAATCGAACTGACGGGCATACAGAAGAAATGGGGCACGGTCTGGGGTGTCCGCGATGTCAATATCGACATCGCCGATGAGGAATTCATCGTCTTTCTCGGGCCTTCCGGCTGCGGCAAGACCACGACGATGCGGATGATCGCCGGCCTGGAAGACCCCAGCGAGGGCGAGATCCGCATGGACGGCGAGGTGATGAACGACATCGACGCCCGTGACCGCGACGTGGCCATGGTGTTCCAGGGCTATGCGCTTTATCCCAACATGTCGATCTACGAGAACATCCGTTTTCCGCTGCGCATGCGCGGCGTCGACAAGAGCCAGCACGACACGCTGGTCCGCCGCGCCGCCGAGCTGGTGGAAATGACCGAGTATCTCGACCGCAAGCCCGGCGCCCTGTCGGGCGGCCAGCGCCAGCGCGCAGCCCTTGCGCGCGCCATCGTGCGCCAGCCGCAGGTGTTTTTGATGGATGAGCCCCTGTCCAACCTCGACGCCAAGCTGCGTCAGGCGATGCGGGTCCAGATCAAGCACATTCAGCGGCAGCTGAAGATTACCACCGTCTATGTCACCCACGACCAGATCGAGGCGATGACGCTCGCCGACCGGATCGTCATCATGCAGTCCGGCCTGATCCAGCAGACCGGCACGCCCGACGAGATCTACAATGACCCGGCCAACACCTTTGTCGCCGGCTTCATCGGATCGCCGCCGATGAACCTGATCGAGGGCGAGCTGCGCGACGGCGTGTTTTCGGCACCCGGCGTCGAAGTGGCCGGGCTCACGTCCGCCCACAGCGGCAAGGTCACGCTCGGCATTCGGCCGGAAGACTGCACCGTGGGCGGCGCCGGCGCCCAGCTCAACGGCGCGGTCTATGGTGTGGAGCCCACCGGCGACATCACCTATCTGACCATCAAGGCGGGCGAGAAACTGCTCGAAGTCAAGGCTGACCGCAACTATCGTTCGGAACTGGGCGTGCAGGAATCAGTGGCATTTGACCCGGCGCGAATTTACCTCTTCGATGCCGGGACCGGTCAGCGGCTGCGCTGA
- a CDS encoding efflux RND transporter periplasmic adaptor subunit, with amino-acid sequence MKKLSLALLVATSTSLAQAETVTLAPTEITEWKAVQARVESRNIVPARARIGGVIEELTISEGDLVTAGQQLGLVKDDKIAFQIAAVDAQLAALSAQLETAEAEYQRGETLVTQGVVTRQRLAQLSTDVEVTRNQIAATQAQRAVLTQQETEGAVVAPADGRVLTVPASRGSVILPGEPVATIGSGGFFLRLAVPERFAGALQAGAEIRIATDSGETAGRLAKLYPQIDNGRVIADVEVDTLDTAFVNARILVEVPIGSRTALLAPIDAVVNRHGIDFISVEDAAGEAVERTVILGAAQDGDNAGLVEVISGLSEGDKVVRP; translated from the coding sequence ATGAAAAAGCTCAGCCTTGCCCTTCTTGTCGCAACCTCCACCAGTCTGGCACAGGCCGAGACGGTGACGCTGGCGCCGACCGAGATCACCGAATGGAAAGCCGTGCAGGCCCGGGTGGAATCGCGCAACATCGTGCCGGCGCGGGCCCGCATTGGCGGCGTGATCGAGGAACTGACGATCTCCGAAGGCGATCTGGTCACCGCCGGCCAGCAGCTCGGACTGGTCAAGGACGACAAGATCGCCTTCCAGATCGCAGCCGTCGACGCCCAGCTCGCAGCCCTGTCGGCACAGCTCGAGACCGCCGAAGCCGAGTACCAGCGCGGCGAAACGCTGGTCACCCAGGGCGTGGTGACGCGGCAGCGGCTGGCGCAGCTTTCCACCGATGTCGAGGTCACCCGCAACCAGATCGCCGCAACGCAGGCGCAACGCGCAGTGCTGACCCAGCAGGAAACCGAAGGCGCGGTTGTGGCCCCCGCCGATGGCCGGGTGCTGACCGTTCCTGCAAGCCGCGGCTCGGTGATCCTGCCCGGCGAACCGGTGGCAACCATCGGCTCGGGCGGATTCTTTCTCCGTCTGGCCGTGCCCGAACGCTTTGCCGGTGCGCTGCAGGCCGGCGCCGAAATCCGCATCGCCACCGACAGCGGCGAGACCGCTGGCCGGCTGGCGAAACTCTATCCGCAGATCGACAATGGCCGGGTGATTGCCGATGTCGAGGTCGACACGCTCGACACCGCCTTCGTCAATGCCCGCATTCTGGTCGAGGTGCCGATCGGCAGCCGTACCGCCCTGCTCGCCCCGATCGATGCGGTGGTCAATCGCCACGGCATCGATTTCATCAGTGTTGAAGATGCTGCCGGCGAAGCGGTGGAACGCACCGTCATTCTGGGGGCTGCGCAGGACGGCGACAATGCCGGGCTGGTGGAAGTGATCAGCGGCCTGTCTGAAGGCGACAAGGTGGTGCGGCCATGA
- a CDS encoding carbohydrate ABC transporter permease, whose protein sequence is MASQRKNSRGESLLLRYAILGAWALFCLAPVLWFLSIGLRPRTEIITPQPIYWPSFSLDAWHMIWEDWPMAKYLRNSVAAIFGSVIIDLVLAVPAAYSLSRYTYRGRDDIGFYILSTRMMAPAIVAIPIFFLFRNVGLLDTVWALMLIYAAINLSFVTWIIRSYMLDIPKELEDAARTDGASDLRILWEIIIPAVLPGIITASVIAMIFAINEFLFTLLIASTPNAYTMSVALANFTGGSDGLIYNAIALVAFLAFVPVFLVVVAIQKHLSRGLTMGAVKG, encoded by the coding sequence ATGGCCTCCCAACGCAAAAACTCCCGCGGCGAGAGCCTGCTGCTGCGATACGCCATCCTTGGCGCCTGGGCACTGTTCTGCCTGGCGCCGGTGTTGTGGTTCCTGTCCATCGGCCTGCGCCCGCGCACCGAGATCATCACCCCGCAACCGATCTACTGGCCGAGCTTCTCGCTCGATGCCTGGCACATGATCTGGGAAGACTGGCCAATGGCCAAATATCTGCGCAACTCGGTCGCGGCAATCTTCGGCTCGGTGATCATCGATCTGGTTCTGGCAGTGCCTGCCGCCTATTCGCTGTCGCGCTACACCTATCGCGGCCGCGACGACATCGGCTTCTACATCCTGTCGACCCGGATGATGGCCCCGGCGATCGTGGCGATCCCGATCTTCTTCCTGTTCCGCAATGTCGGCCTGCTGGACACGGTCTGGGCGTTGATGCTGATCTATGCCGCCATCAACCTGTCGTTTGTGACCTGGATCATCCGTTCCTACATGCTCGACATTCCCAAGGAACTCGAGGACGCCGCCCGCACCGATGGCGCCAGCGACCTGCGCATCCTGTGGGAAATCATCATTCCGGCGGTGCTGCCGGGAATCATCACGGCTTCGGTGATCGCCATGATTTTCGCGATCAACGAGTTTCTGTTCACGCTGCTGATCGCCTCGACGCCCAACGCCTACACGATGTCGGTGGCGCTGGCGAACTTCACCGGCGGATCGGACGGTCTGATTTACAATGCAATTGCACTGGTTGCCTTCCTCGCCTTTGTGCCGGTCTTTCTGGTGGTTGTCGCCATCCAGAAACACCTGTCGCGCGGTCTGACCATGGGCGCAGTGAAAGGATAA
- a CDS encoding efflux RND transporter permease subunit, whose protein sequence is MKTPGLGIAGQLTRAFITSPLTPLFLLAAFAFGVVALMTLPREEEPQISVPMVDIMLSAPGLKADDAVKLVSEPLETIVKSIDGVEHVYSQTSDNKVLVTARFIVGTETDSAILRVHDKVRANLDRIPVGIPEPMIVGRGIDDVAIVSLTLTPSEEAGDTVTSNDLTRVARELRTELSKIDDVGLTYLVGDTDEIIRIAPDPARLALNGVTLQQLAAKVSGANRAFPAGQVTVEGNSAELMVGETLYAPAEIGNLLITTRDGRPVYVRDLADISFATDSTAQIVATVTRGEDGIDRKPAVTLAIAKRAGANAVLVAEQVLERTETLEGSLIPHSMAVEVTRDYGETANEKANELLYHLGLATVSIIVLVWLAIGWREALVVAIVIPVTILLTLFASRVMGYTLNRVSLFALIFSIGILVDDAIVVIENIARHWGMGDGRERKQAAIEAVAEVGNPTIVATLTVVAALLPMLFVSGMMGPYMSPIPANASAAMVFSFFVAVMVTPWLMLKIAGRAPMHHGAAEGVEAGGLLGKMYRAVARPVLHSKATAWIFLLIVGAMTLGSLSLFYTKDVTVKLLPFDNKSELSVVIDMPEGTSVEATDAIAQAVAREALQLEEVHSTQTHAGTAAPFNFNGLVRHSFLRSETQMGDVALNLTPKGERDRSSHDIALDLRNRIAAIPLPQGANLKVVEPPPGPPVMATLLAEIYGPDAETRRAVARRVEEAFRSADFIVDIDNSWGQPADRVRVKISSDELEFFRVEEQDVFDTIAILNTGQTVGYSHRGGGRMPIAIRLERPRSERVVDESFLTTPIPANVLPGDRSIVELGDVVEVSREVSSFPVFRHNGRAAEMVMAELAGTYEAPLYGMLAVQEALDAMDWTGLEKPVIALHGQPADEQVSTLLWDGEWEVTWVTFRDMGAAFGVALLGIYILVVAQFGSFKAPLVILTPVPLTFIGILLGHWLFGAPFSATSMIGFIALAGIIVRNSILLVDFIRHAHVPGTPLTPVLIEAGAIRFKPIILTALAAMIGAAVILTDPIFQGLAISLLFGLASSTALTVLVIPAIYRVMRT, encoded by the coding sequence ATGAAAACTCCCGGATTGGGGATTGCGGGCCAGCTGACGCGCGCCTTCATCACCTCCCCGCTGACCCCGCTGTTTCTGCTCGCGGCCTTCGCCTTCGGCGTGGTAGCGCTGATGACGCTGCCGCGTGAGGAAGAGCCGCAGATTTCGGTGCCGATGGTCGACATCATGCTCTCGGCACCCGGGCTCAAGGCCGATGACGCGGTCAAACTGGTCTCCGAACCGCTCGAGACCATCGTCAAGAGCATTGACGGGGTCGAGCATGTTTATTCGCAGACCTCCGACAACAAGGTGCTGGTCACCGCCCGCTTCATCGTCGGAACCGAGACCGATTCGGCCATCCTGCGCGTGCATGACAAGGTCCGCGCCAATCTCGACCGGATCCCGGTGGGCATTCCCGAGCCGATGATCGTCGGCCGCGGGATTGACGATGTGGCCATCGTCTCGCTGACCCTGACCCCGTCAGAGGAAGCCGGAGATACGGTGACGTCCAACGACCTGACCCGCGTGGCCCGGGAGCTCAGGACCGAACTCTCCAAGATCGATGATGTCGGGCTGACCTATCTGGTCGGCGACACCGACGAGATCATCCGCATCGCGCCGGATCCCGCCAGACTGGCGCTGAACGGCGTGACGCTGCAGCAACTGGCCGCCAAGGTCAGCGGCGCCAACCGCGCCTTTCCTGCAGGTCAGGTCACCGTCGAGGGCAACTCCGCCGAGCTGATGGTGGGCGAGACGCTCTATGCGCCGGCCGAGATCGGCAATCTGCTGATCACCACACGCGACGGCCGTCCGGTCTATGTGCGCGATCTGGCCGATATTTCCTTTGCCACCGACAGCACCGCGCAGATCGTGGCCACGGTGACGCGCGGAGAGGACGGGATCGATCGCAAGCCCGCCGTCACCCTGGCGATTGCCAAGCGCGCCGGGGCCAATGCGGTGCTGGTGGCCGAACAGGTTCTCGAACGCACCGAGACTCTCGAAGGCTCGCTGATCCCGCACTCGATGGCGGTGGAAGTCACCCGCGATTATGGCGAGACCGCCAATGAGAAGGCCAATGAGCTGCTCTACCATCTGGGGCTGGCCACGGTGTCGATCATCGTGCTGGTCTGGCTGGCGATCGGCTGGCGCGAAGCGCTGGTGGTGGCGATCGTCATTCCGGTGACGATCCTGCTCACCTTGTTTGCCTCCCGGGTGATGGGCTACACGCTCAACCGCGTGTCGCTGTTTGCGCTGATCTTCTCCATCGGCATCCTGGTCGATGACGCCATCGTGGTGATCGAAAACATCGCCCGGCACTGGGGCATGGGCGATGGCCGCGAGCGCAAGCAGGCAGCCATCGAAGCGGTTGCCGAAGTCGGCAACCCGACCATTGTCGCCACGCTCACCGTGGTGGCAGCCCTGCTGCCGATGCTGTTCGTGTCGGGCATGATGGGCCCCTATATGAGCCCGATCCCGGCCAATGCTTCGGCGGCGATGGTGTTTTCGTTTTTCGTCGCGGTGATGGTGACGCCCTGGCTGATGCTGAAGATTGCCGGCCGCGCGCCGATGCATCACGGCGCGGCAGAAGGCGTTGAAGCCGGCGGCCTGCTCGGAAAGATGTATCGTGCGGTGGCGCGGCCGGTGCTTCACAGCAAGGCCACGGCCTGGATCTTCCTGCTGATTGTCGGAGCGATGACGCTGGGTTCGCTGTCGCTGTTTTACACCAAGGATGTGACCGTCAAGCTCTTGCCGTTCGACAACAAGTCGGAGCTTTCGGTGGTCATCGACATGCCCGAAGGCACCTCGGTGGAAGCCACTGATGCCATCGCCCAGGCCGTGGCGCGCGAAGCCCTGCAGCTTGAGGAAGTGCATTCGACCCAGACCCATGCCGGCACGGCAGCTCCGTTCAACTTCAACGGACTTGTGCGGCACTCCTTCCTGCGGTCGGAAACCCAGATGGGCGATGTGGCGCTCAACCTGACACCGAAGGGCGAGCGGGATCGCTCCAGCCATGACATCGCGCTGGATCTGCGCAACCGGATTGCCGCAATTCCGTTGCCGCAGGGCGCGAACCTGAAAGTGGTCGAGCCTCCGCCGGGACCGCCGGTGATGGCAACGCTGCTGGCCGAGATCTATGGACCAGATGCCGAAACCCGGCGGGCCGTGGCGCGGCGTGTGGAAGAGGCGTTCCGCTCGGCCGACTTCATTGTCGACATCGACAATTCCTGGGGCCAGCCGGCCGACCGGGTGCGGGTGAAGATCTCGTCCGACGAGCTCGAATTCTTCCGGGTCGAAGAGCAGGACGTGTTTGACACCATCGCCATCCTCAATACCGGCCAGACCGTGGGCTATTCGCACCGCGGCGGCGGACGCATGCCGATTGCGATACGGCTTGAACGGCCGCGCTCGGAGCGCGTCGTTGACGAGAGTTTCCTGACCACGCCGATCCCGGCCAATGTGCTGCCGGGCGACCGCTCGATCGTCGAACTCGGCGATGTGGTTGAAGTCTCACGGGAGGTTTCGTCCTTTCCGGTGTTCCGCCACAATGGCCGTGCTGCCGAAATGGTGATGGCCGAACTGGCCGGCACTTACGAGGCGCCGCTCTACGGCATGCTCGCCGTGCAGGAGGCACTGGACGCGATGGACTGGACCGGCCTTGAAAAGCCGGTGATCGCGCTCCACGGTCAGCCCGCCGATGAACAGGTCTCGACCCTGCTTTGGGACGGGGAATGGGAAGTCACCTGGGTGACCTTCCGCGACATGGGCGCTGCCTTCGGTGTCGCCCTGCTCGGGATCTATATCCTGGTGGTGGCGCAGTTCGGCTCGTTCAAGGCGCCGCTGGTCATTCTGACGCCGGTGCCGCTGACCTTCATCGGCATCCTGCTGGGGCACTGGCTGTTCGGCGCGCCGTTCTCGGCCACCTCGATGATCGGCTTCATCGCGCTTGCCGGCATCATCGTGCGCAACTCGATCCTGCTGGTGGATTTCATCCGCCATGCCCATGTGCCGGGCACGCCGCTGACACCGGTGCTGATCGAGGCCGGCGCCATCCGCTTCAAGCCGATCATCCTGACCGCACTTGCAGCGATGATCGGGGCTGCGGTGATCCTGACCGACCCGATCTTTCAGGGTCTGGCGATTTCGCTGTTGTTCGGTCTGGCTTCATCCACCGCGCTGACCGTGCTGGTGATCCCGGCAATCTATCGGGTGATGCGCACCTGA